The genomic DNA GATGCAAGCTAGCTTTAAGCAAATGCGAGAGAAATATGGCATAACATTTCAAGAGGGTATAGAGGCATTAGGTCATATTCTATCTTGTCAACTTCCTCAAGTAGTCGTATCAACGCGAAATCTCCAGGCTGTAATTGAGCAGCACGAGGATTTTGAATTGACAACTTTACTGGAAAAATCACAGAAGGATCGCCCCCAATCAATTCATTCACGACCTAATTTAAAAACTGCCTATATTGCACCTAGCAATGATACTGAATACAGAATTGCTGGCATTTATCAAGAGTTGCTGGGAATTGATAGCGTCGGCATAAATGACAGCTTTTTCGACTTAGGCGGTAACTCTTTGATCGGGATTCAGTTAATTTCTCGGCTTCGCCAAGACTTCCAGATAGAACTATCTATTCCTTCGCTTTTTCAGTCACCATCTGTAGCTGAATTAGCTTTTGTTATTGAGGAAATCATCATCAACGAATTAGAAAAATTAACTGAAGATGAAGTTCGCGAACTTGTACCAGTTAATTCCATGAAATGATCAATGATCAATGACCAATGACCAAAGGATTAAGTATGAACATTCAAACAGTCGGTGTAATCGGAGCAGGTGTTATGGGAGTTGGGGTAGCGCAAAATCTAGCGCAAACCGGACATCATGCGGTGCTTTTAGATATTTCAGATGATATTCTGGAACGAGCGAAACAGGAAATCAAAAATAATATCCGTTTTCAAAGTTTTTTCAACAAAAATGAGAAAGCCGATCGTCCAAATGACATTTTGGATAAAATTACTTTTTCCAGTAACTATCAGTTCCTAGAAAAAGCGGAATTCGTAGTTGAAAATGTTACTGAAAAATGGGATATTAAAAAGGAGGTATACAGTAAAATAGACGCGATTTGCCCAGAAGAAACTATTTTTGCCGCCAACACATCGGCCATTTCCATTACTCGGATCGCTTCCGCTACCAAGAGGGCAGATCGAGTTATTGGCATTCATTTTATGAACCCCGTACCGATGAAGCCGATGGTGGAAATGATTCGCGGCTATCATACTTCTGAGCCGACGATCGAAACCGCCACAAAATTATTAGCGAAGATGGGAAAAGAATCTATCTTAGTTAATGATTCGCCTGGTTTCGTTTCCAATCGGGTGCTAATGTTAACCGTTAACGAAGCAATTTTTCTTTTGCAAGAGGGAGTAGCTTCAGCCGAACAGGTTGATAAAATTTTTAAATCCTGTTTCGGTCACAAAATGGGGCCATTAGAAACAGCAGATTTAATCGGATTAGATACAATTCTCTTCTCGATAGAAGTTTTGTACGAAAGCTTCAATGACAGTAAATATCGCCCCTGCCCTTTACTCAAAAAAATGGTAGATGCTGGATTGCACGGGCGAAAAAGCGGAAAAGGTTTCTATACCTACAATCATTAGTCATTAGAAATTACATAACATGAAAGCAGCTAAAGACAAAATCAAAAAATTCCTTTCTCAGTTTTTCGGCAACCATGACTTGCAGGATGATGAAGACATATTTGCTTTGGGATTCGTCAATTCCATGTTTGCCATGCAATTGGTGTTGTTTATAGAAAAAGAGTTTGAAGTTACGATCGAAAACGAAGACCTGGAATTTGCTAATTTCAGGAGTATCAACTCTATGACGGCGTTACTAGAACGGAAAACTACCGTACTGGCGAGAGAGTAAAAAATGTGATTTTAATGTTGACATTTGGAGGAATTAAGCGATACAATGAAACTAGAATTAAGCTCTCAGCAAAAAGACAATCGCTCCACTTTTAGAGCTTTCGTAGATGAAGAAATCGTTCCTCATGCCGATCGCATCGATCGCGAAGAAAGAACTACACCTGAAATCATCCAGAAACTAGCTCAAAAAGGATATTTAGGAGCCATATTACCCGAAGAATGGGGCGGCATGGGCATGGATGCGATCGCCTACGGTCTCCTAAACGAGGAAATCGGACGGGGATGTTCTTCGCTCAGGTGCTTGCTAACAGTT from Kamptonema formosum PCC 6407 includes the following:
- a CDS encoding 3-hydroxyacyl-CoA dehydrogenase family protein, producing the protein MNIQTVGVIGAGVMGVGVAQNLAQTGHHAVLLDISDDILERAKQEIKNNIRFQSFFNKNEKADRPNDILDKITFSSNYQFLEKAEFVVENVTEKWDIKKEVYSKIDAICPEETIFAANTSAISITRIASATKRADRVIGIHFMNPVPMKPMVEMIRGYHTSEPTIETATKLLAKMGKESILVNDSPGFVSNRVLMLTVNEAIFLLQEGVASAEQVDKIFKSCFGHKMGPLETADLIGLDTILFSIEVLYESFNDSKYRPCPLLKKMVDAGLHGRKSGKGFYTYNH
- a CDS encoding acyl carrier protein, yielding MKAAKDKIKKFLSQFFGNHDLQDDEDIFALGFVNSMFAMQLVLFIEKEFEVTIENEDLEFANFRSINSMTALLERKTTVLARE